The segment TTCCGTTACgatttttaaatgcatgaaatcgttgttattgtttttttaaacgcatttttatggttaggttagtaaTTATGCAAATGTGTGCGTGATGTCAACTTTTATAAATCTTGATTTTATTAGGTCGTCAAAATTTTATAGAGGAACTGCTTGATGTggatcaaaatattaaaaatctaaTCTTGTTTACTGGATAAATGGTTGATTAATCTTGCGATTACTCATGTAcctaatttaagtaatatttaggtacataaaaacatgTTTCAAAGGTACCTATTGTAATAAAACCAGAATCACTTCTTGTTAAGAcgacatatttattatattaatcaaTCCTCCATTCACAGCTATCTTCGTCTCTTATCTATGGCAACCATAAAGTACTTAAAGCTAGGCATACACGTATGTAACatgatccttttttttttttttttttttaaacatttataatcataataatcatcataTTAACATAAACAACTAACTAACCTAGTAGTAATCATTATATCTGCTAGGTGGTTTGATCTGTCTACCACTTCTTGTCACCTTTACTGAGTTCCCTGTCTCTCCTGTGCTCCCGTCTGCTCTTTCGACTTCTATTATTCTCTCATTATCCACTTGCTCCTCCTTCAGTTCTTCTGTTATCACTTTAAGTCTTTCTTGAGGCCTTATCTCTTGTTCATGTTTCTTAATCTCAGGGATTAATCCCAACGGCGTGCTGGTAGATTTCATTAAATGTTGGCGGTTTCTACGGTAAGTAACTCCATCCTCTGTTTCCACAATAAATGACCTAGGTTCTTTACACTTATTTACTACTTTAGCAGGTATCCATTTAGATTGCGGATTTTTCTTGTACCAAACTAAATCTCCCACATGTATATCTGGTAAGTTTTTTGCTTtcttatcaaaataaaacttttgtcTCTGTTTACTGTGCGTTTTCTTTTCTGAATATTCTTGTTTATTCTCCAATTTTGGTCTCAAATGCTCTAGGACGACAGGCATTTGTGTCCTAAGCGAACGCGACATTAGTAGTTGAGAAGGCGATGGTAAATTACTTCTTGGCGTTGTCCTGTATTGTAGCAGGGCCAAATGTGGATCAGAACCCGATTCATCACATTTCATCAGTATACGTTTAATAATCTTCACTCCTGATTCTGCTAAACCATTGGATCTGGGTAAATGTGGACTAGATGTTGTATGCTGAATGCCCCACTCTTGTAAAAACTGACGAAATTCAACAGAGTTAAAAGGTGGCCCATTGTCACTTTGCAAAATAACAGGGATCCCATGTCGACTGAAAATAGGCTTTAAAGCATTAATTAATGACTTAGCATTTATAGCATTCATGTTAGCTACTTCAATATAGTTAGAATAGTAGTCTTCTACTACTAAGACACtttgatttttgtatgaaagaaaaTCAACGCCAATCTTCTCCCATGGAAAATTTAATACACTTTGTGGCATCATTGGTTCAGGTGGATTAGCACTTCTGTGTGACATGCATGTAGGGCAACTTTGTATTACATTTTGTATGTCATGTGACATCAGTGGCCAATAAACTGAGCCTCTAGcaaaattttttgatttttcaattCCTTGATGTCCACTGTGAATAATTTTTAGGATTTCTGACCTTAGCTGCGTAGGTATTATGAGACTGTTGCCTTTAAATACAAGGTCTTCCACGACATGTATCTCATCACGGTGATTCCAATATGGCAATACTAGTTGATTGACTTGAGACCGACATGATGGCCACCCCTGTTTATAGTAGTGCTTAAGGAGTGTTATAGCTTCATCTTGTTCTGATGCTTTAGCTATCCACTGAGCACGTTCAGCTGAAACGGGTAAGTTCTTCATTAAAAGATTGACATGAATGACAATGTCTTCGTCTATCCCATCCTCACTGGTCTCGGTTAAAGCAGCTCGGGACAAAGAGTCTGCAATGTACAATTCAGATCCTTTTATGTATTGTACTTGTAGGTCATATGTTTGCAATTTTAGCATTAATCTCTGAAGACGAGTAGGTACTTCCGCTAATGGTTTTTTAAAAAGAGTAACCAAAGGACGGTGATCTGTttctactattattttttgtccataTATATATTGATGGAACCTAAGACAGCCAAAAACTATAGCGTATAGTTCTTTCTCAATTTGAGCCATTCGTTGTTGACTTACTGTCATGGTTTTGGATGCATAACATATAGGATGACCTTCCTGAAGAAGAACAGCACCTACAGCAGACTGACTGGCGTCAACAGACAAGATCACCggtttgtttacattaaaatgGGCCAAAACAGGTGCCACACAAATCAATTGTTTTAGACGACTAAATATGGTTTCGTGACTAGCATTCCACTGCCATTCACTTGACTTTTTTAAAAGCTGCCGTAATGGTTCTGTTTCAGTTGCCATGTTTTAAGAAACCCACTTAAATAATTAAGGATCCCCAAAAATCTCTGTAAGTCTTTTAAACATGTTGGTGATGGCATATCTTTAATAGCCTTTACCTTTTCTGGGTCAGGCATTGTGCCCATTTTTGAGTAGACATGgcctaagtattttatttcagtagTGCCAAAGCAACACTTgcttttgttaaattttaaatttacttccTGAGCTTTTTCAATTACCCTCCTGAGATTTTCATTGTGAATCTCTTGGGTGGCACCATAAATCAATATATCATCGGCATAAACTAAGACCCCAGGCAAACTTCCAAAAGTATCAGTCATGATTCTATGAAAGATTTCAGGAGCACAACTTACACCATAAGGTAGTCGTTTAAATCGGTAGCGCCCAAATGGTGTATTAAATGTGCATAGCATTgagctttcttcatttagttgacATGCCCAAAAACCACTACTGGCATCCAGTGTTGAGAAGTAAGCAGCACCATGTAGCTTTGAGCGCACATAATCATTAGTGGGTATTGGGTAATGTGATCGACAGATTGCTTGATTAAGATTTCTTGGGTCAAGGCACACCCTAAGTCCACCATTCTTTTTCTCAACTAATATAAGAGAACTCACCCAAGCTGTTGGTTCAGTTACTTTAGTGATGACATCTAGTTCTTCCATATGATCCAATTCTTGTTTGAGACGGTCATGTAAGGCAAATGGTATCTTGCGTGGAGCATCAATCTTCGGAGAGACATTAGGATCAACAGCAATGTGACATTTCCCTGGTAGACAGCCCAATCCATCAAAAACAGACtcattatttttcaataaatcctGTAACACAAGATTTGATTTATTAAAGCTTTTCTCACTAGAATCTGCAACATTTGTTTTGTGACAAGTTGTTTCAGAATATGAATTTGACATCTCCTTTAATTGAGCAATACTATAGACTCTACGAACTAGACCAAGCTCTGAACATGTGATTTTACCTATGACTGTAGGTGACTTTACATcagcaataataaaattaatcttttTTGACAATAGCTTTTTGTTTAGACTGTACTGACACAAAATATCTTGTTGACCAACTATTTTGACATTATTTCCACTATATGATGTAACTCTGACATCACTGGGCATGAGACTGTTAGAAATCTTTAATGAATTATAAACATCTATAGACATGACATTTGCATCACTGCCTGTATCTAATGTACAcactatttttgtattatttatgtgaAGATTAATGTTCCAGTCATAGTTACCTGACTCTTCCGGTACATCAATGGAATTATCCATTTGGACATAGTGTACCTTGGCATTCCGGAACCTGCAGAGAGACTCATAATGTCCTATACGATGACAGTTCCTGCACTTAACATCTGCAGCTGGGCACCGGAATCTATGAACTTGACCACATCTCCCGCAGCGTGGTTCTGGTTGTGACTGTGTGTATTGATGCGACTGTGACATAGGACGACGTGAATAAGACTGGAACGGTGGACGGGGCGCACGAGACTGTGACTCTGGACGTGACTGCGACAGTGGACTTGCTTGTGACTGTTGCATTTTGGATTTGACATATAAGACTGATGTAGATTCTAAATCTTTCTTGCTCAACTGGTTTGCTTGTGTTTGTGACATTATTAATGTTTTGGATAAGGATATTGTTTTGTCCAACGTTAAATTCTCTTCTTGTAATAATTTTTCTCTGATAAACTGGTACTTCTCATTGAGGTTACAAATAAACACATCTCTTACAAGTCTGTCCGCAAGTGTACCAAACTCACATGatttgcatttaatttttaagtctGTTATAAAATCCTCAATCGATTCGTCTTCTTTTTGTTTCCGGTTAAAGAAATTAAACGCTTCAAATGTGATGTTTGTTCTTGGTACACAATAACCTTCAAATTTGTCAATAACAGTTTCGTATGTAACTTTTCCACTCAGGTCAAAACTATTATATAGCTGTAATGCATCCTCCCCTATTAGGTGAAGGAAAATCGCAACCTTTCTTTCATTGCTTTCATCCTCCAAACCACCGGCAACCATGTATATTTTAAAGCATTGCAGCCATTTTTTCCAATTGGCCGCTAAATTTCCCTTCAGCGACAGCGGCCCCACGCTCCCAACGAACGAAATTTTCTTCTTTTCAGTGTGTTTTTTATCTTCGTCGGCCatgatttattaatatttatgacTGATTTCTTCACCAAACTTCTGACACCATGTAATAAAACCAGAATCACTTCTTGTTAAGAcgacatatttattatattaatcaaTCCTCCATTCACAGCTATCTTCGTCTCTTATCTATGGCAACCATAAAGTACTTAAAGCTAGGCATACACGTATGTAACACCTATAACACCCACAACATTAATAGTCTTACGCCTTGTAATAAAATCCACTTGCCATTCAGACTATAGAACCTAACCTATATACTCGTACTACCTAATACCTATACCCAACTATACCTACCTTCCTATACCTATTCTACcttgataaaaataatctaaaaaatCAGGGGTTCTTAACtcgttacattaaaaatacctatggcccgtaaattatttttaccggtaaaaacaataattttaagcAATAACTACCTAACTgtataaaatagaaaacaaCAAGCGAATACCCAAACAACTCACTTGAAGCCCGTTCCATAACGAAACGGCAATATGGCCGCCTTCTCCGCTCGCTCGGCTGGCCGTGCGTTTGATAAGAGCTGGATGcctggtaccacgaaactcagttcGCTTAATAACAAGCGACGTCCGTCATAAACAAGAGCGGaatttcatggcattttttgacctggcATAGTGACTTctcttatcgacttccgatatattatgtacataactacatatatcgatacacaacataggtactaaagaagattaaaagtagaggtaaacaataggcgacctttgcaggtggtaggaccttgtgcaaggtccgcccggattgctaccaccatcttgctcgctaatcctgccgtgaagcagcagtgcttgcactgttgtgtttcggcgtggagagtaagacagccggtgaaattactggcacgtgaggtatcccatcttatgcctctaggttggcaacgcgtctgcaatactcctggtgttgcagatgtttatgggcggtggtgatctcttaccatcaggaggcccacttgctcgtttgctatccagtcgaataaaaaaaaactatcaactgcgcaggtacagtcaccagcattaatatctgccacagcggagcgtgcaaaaatatctgacacgtccttccggccctagaaatagagtcgtatcagatacttatgcacgcttattgtgtcagatattggtgcttgtgactgtacctaataacAGCCACTCTCCACCCCCCGCCGGTATCAGTTTCCATCCCTCAGGCCTTTCCTCAGGCGACAACTGATTCTATATAACTTTTAATATAAGAGGTACgtacgggtcacctgatgggaagtaATCACCGCGGCCATGGACACCggccaacacgaggggtaacacaggtgcgttgccggccctttgacgCATTCCCTGCCACCGACGCATGTATGCGGTTTCGGGACtccccccagtgccgctgtcataattattcaaacattttgaacgcacatgtgcgtcggtggcacctgtggtcagtcaagtcaagtcaagtggCAGTGAATACGTTAAGAGGCTGATAGGCtaattttttaaagatttttaaagatttctaagttgtaccgctggaagctggttccatatttttgtaGTATGTTCTTACTCGTACATctccgtttatttattttaccatttaatttaattactgaaataataataataataaaccatttatttcaggcaacattgcccatataataaatcgtcactactttaaaaaaaactcgtacctcataATAGAtcattttctgagtgaactttatgaacattatgtcaaggttcaattttgttgacatattgattttagatacgagattttttcaaagtagtgacgaaatgccTTAACACTTAAAAGCTACAAGCAAATGTTTATTTCGTCGCTTTGTTGCTATTGCCTTTTGTCCAGGCGTTTTTTGTACAttgcattttttataaaaatcaaataaaaaatggaaacaaaactttttttgctaGCCGAAGGTCGCAATacttacaatatcatttaattatgTTGAATTGAAAACATCACTTACAAGTCATTATTACCCTTGTTTTTTAATTCTGATGCAGGAACTGTACTGTATAAACACCGGCTAAGTGCGATTCAGAcccgcgcaccgagggttccagcAGGTATGACAAAATTTAGGCACAATAAAATTACGGCAATTTGCGTggaaacatatttttcaatgaCTATATCTTCTGagtacggtgaaggaaaacaacgcGAGGAAACCAGGCGCGGTCGCAGCCTGAAATGAAAATCTGGTCATGCacgatctggtgtatctttgtaatgaatgctaattttcaagcagcacttttattaaggtattttttatttgtaaatttttagaagatttttcaatttgactTGTACGATTTTGGGGGGGGTCATGTCCCCTGTGACCGCGCCtggaggaaacctgcacaaaccttcgaggcaatttaatggtgtgtgtgaagttccaaatccgcattgggcccgcgtgggaactatggcccaagccctctcactccgagaggaggcctgtgcccaacaatgggacgtaaataggctgggatgatggatctTCTGAATGcgtaagtttgattttttcactgcttcaatTTTTAGCATGATATCTCTACGCGGTCCTGAGCAAAGGGGTCtgaacagacggacggacaacaaactGATCCTAAGGTTGCGTGGTTTTCTAttgaggtacggaatcctaattAATAGCATTACACCAgatacagtcaactacaaatatAGATACGCCAAAgttactaaaatatttataagggCTTTATGGCATTAAAAAAGAAGTCCCAACCTTGACTTTATATTGTAAACACTAAACaatgcattaaaatattttcatttcattttcatatttttgtaacttaggCTGTATCTACCTATcaatatctttgtagttgactgtacttcgTTAAATAATAACAGCatgaattataaaaataatttattgaattgacctcagtaaattacaaataaattaatacgtactaggtacagtcgaattcataaacttgtgagaaaacattttaaaaaaatatctgaacacgtttcTACGCCGTTAAAAATATAGTCGTGttcatctgaaaaaaaaaaacaaagcagaattttgatcaaaaatgtctatttttgatcaaaattttgctcacaagtttatgaactgaCTGtacaaagaatatttgtattgtattgtattgtactaagGCTTCGTGCGATCAAAAGCAATGCCCACTGCTGGCCACAAAGCAGAGTATTTTTTCAACCAATCCTCCCAACACCATGAGTATATATATTCCTTATtcaagtataataaataaaaataaattaattagatTACTATAGAGTACTATTATATTTATCCTCCTGAGTcatgacattttttaacaaacttagcgtttaagacctagacgtggttgacctgcttcgtttttttttacattatttcaaaattcttagaattctttattcaatgaacaatttgcactttataaagtacattcggccgttactAGTGTTAATtgatcctttataaagtacgcgaggacttaggaggttaTTCCATTATTTCTTCGCGCTGACATTGTTCATCCACCAATACCTCTCATAATAggaaatattactgcaatttatgcgtgttcatgcagttcctccacctccacactgtaagaacacacacaaatcacacaaacccatctatcaccaccaccacactacactgacgcgtttcgaactcaaccagagctcatctttagagtgacacaaccgtacaccacgcTACCAGTTGTCAGTTgttagatgggtttgtgtgatttgtgtgtgttcttacagtgtggaggtggaggaactgcatgaacacgcatattttgcataagcttagctatcgtaaggtcgcgggtgagcaaggaaattattttagttcattgatatggacctccgcaaagcaacgcctgattcaataaattagttgtataataattttacaagAAAATTGTATTAGTTAtctcaatacaaaatcgctaacaGTCATTGTAAAGgtcaaaatgtaaaaattcaCAAACTAGACGAGTGACATTGAAGTAATATGCAAGATATCACAAGGGAGGACCCAGGCCctcactacgaagtgcaaaattcgaactttgtatcttaccatcccgctgacgcttatattgaaaatacaaactgaaatatatatgcacagaaaaaccagaaaaataagaccatcactgggaatcgaacccaggtcctcgtattccgtaccgcgtgctataccgctacaccactgatggtcaacggtaccgacacgaatttccctatgcacctcatatctcagcttgtttgtttcttatttagcacttaagcagtgacgctagcgacatctatgccgtagccctcatcgagaaacttttgcggcactccattggaactaaccgctccgGGTGAGCAAgaacaagagatatcgttacctgtgtcgttactaagcaatcaaattcagattggttttttggaatctttttgtattttttgacgcttatattatttaatacgagagtgagagggacgatacaatacgaacttcgatttcagATTCGTAGTACCCATACATGGTCAAATTCTagtttattttcttcaaataaaacattgaaacttatttattgtaaaataacaaaTCACAAAGCAACATCTCTCCTTTCCACGCatcaatatatttatattgattttattgaaataaatacgtTTAGATAAATATCTACTGTTTTCCTTGCTTGACTCATCCCAAGGCgcaaatacaaataactttatttcgcttgaaatatggtacaagaggtgttaattaaaagacaatattGGTTTACATATTTCACCATCATCTGGCATGGCTCCACCCTTGAGACACCCGACAAGCTCAGTTTTACATAGATTTAGGTGCACTGCACACCCCTTCCTTTTCTTCCCTTAGTCACTGCTGCATTCCGAGACTGATCCGTTTCTTTACTAAAGGGTAGTGATGAGACGTGCAGAATTCGATGATGTCCGCTCTTGATCaactcccccttagaacgccacaataaacgataACCCCCCTGCATCTAGATCCAGTAGCGACAAATCGACCAAAATGTgcgaaataaaacata is part of the Choristoneura fumiferana chromosome 29, NRCan_CFum_1, whole genome shotgun sequence genome and harbors:
- the LOC141444223 gene encoding uncharacterized protein; translated protein: MADEDKKHTEKKKISFVGSVGPLSLKGNLAANWKKWLQCFKIYMVAGGLEDESNERKVAIFLHLIGEDALQLYNSFDLSGKVTYETVIDKFEGYCVPRTNITFEAFNFFNRKQKEDESIEDFITDLKIKCKSCEFGTLADRLVRDVFICNLNEKYQFIREKLLQEENLTLDKTISLSKTLIMSQTQANQLSKKDLESTSVLYVKSKMQQSQASPLSQSRPESQSRAPRPPFQSYSRRPMSQSHQYTQSQPEPRCGRCGQVHRFRCPAADVKCRNCHRIGHYESLCRFRNAKVHYVQMDNSIDVPEESGNYDWNINLHINNTKIVCTLDTGSDANVMSIDVYNSLKISNSLMPSDVRVTSYSGNNVKIVGQQDILCQYSLNKKLLSKKINFIIADVKSPTVIGKITCSELGLVRRVYSIAQLKEMSNSYSETTCHKTNVADSSEKSFNKSNLVLQDLLKNNESVFDGLGCLPGKCHIAVDPNVSPKIDAPRKIPFALHDRLKQELDHMEELDVITKVTEPTAWLNVLSG